The following proteins come from a genomic window of Actinomarinicola tropica:
- a CDS encoding GNAT family N-acetyltransferase, with product MERVADLPHGRRLVVRPVSLDDLDALLELYQHLSTDDLHLRFFSAFRPSRSWLEDWITAQTERGHGLVAELHEPHGPSRIVGDAGYVLLDDGSGELAITIEPSCRGWLGPYLLDALAVDAAERGVPTLQAEILTENRRMLSMVRFREYATLGHGDWTTVRVAIATTRETPVWLGAHTRPRLLVEATGGRWRATEPAQDAGYDVVVCPGPRPGRRGACPMLEGRPCPLADDADAIVVALPLDGPGGDLARGHEAAQRGIPVLVTVAPEPGTGDPPPLPEGIDPDRITTERNPQKLIAILDHLTAGASVSDRSGPAPEPDVVVPPAVPGPAEAAGPEG from the coding sequence GTGGAGCGCGTCGCGGATCTCCCCCACGGTCGGCGCCTGGTCGTCCGGCCCGTGTCCCTCGACGACCTCGACGCGCTCCTCGAGCTCTACCAGCACCTCTCGACCGACGACCTGCACCTGCGCTTCTTCTCCGCGTTCCGGCCGAGCCGTTCGTGGCTGGAGGACTGGATCACCGCGCAGACAGAGCGGGGGCACGGCCTCGTGGCCGAGCTCCACGAGCCCCACGGGCCGTCGCGCATCGTCGGCGACGCGGGCTACGTCCTCCTCGACGACGGCAGCGGCGAGCTCGCGATCACCATCGAACCGAGCTGTCGGGGCTGGCTCGGCCCCTATCTGCTCGACGCCCTGGCGGTCGACGCGGCCGAGCGTGGGGTGCCGACGCTCCAGGCCGAGATCCTCACCGAGAACCGGCGCATGCTGTCGATGGTCCGGTTCCGGGAGTACGCGACGCTCGGCCACGGCGACTGGACGACCGTGCGCGTCGCCATCGCCACGACGCGGGAGACGCCGGTGTGGCTGGGCGCCCACACCCGACCGCGGCTGCTCGTCGAGGCGACGGGCGGCCGCTGGCGTGCCACCGAGCCGGCTCAGGACGCGGGGTACGACGTGGTCGTCTGCCCCGGACCTCGCCCCGGCCGGCGGGGCGCGTGCCCGATGCTCGAGGGGCGACCCTGCCCCCTCGCCGACGACGCCGACGCCATCGTCGTCGCCCTCCCGCTCGACGGTCCCGGTGGCGACCTGGCGCGCGGCCACGAGGCGGCGCAGCGGGGCATCCCGGTGCTCGTCACCGTGGCCCCCGAACCGGGTACCGGCGACCCGCCACCCCTCCCCGAGGGGATCGACCCCGACCGGATCACCACCGAGCGCAACCCGCAGAAGCTCATCGCCATCCTCGACCACCTCACCGCGGGGGCGAGCGTGAGCGATCGGTCGGGGCCGGCGCCCGAACCCGACGTCGTCGTGCCGCCGGCGGTCCCCGGGCCGGCCGAGGCCGCAGG
- the acsA gene encoding acetate--CoA ligase, producing the protein MSTIRQIEPDVHGGPPPNLVDYDEGRERFSWEQARATLDGLPGGRGLNIAHEAVVRHVEHGRGDVVALRWRGRDGTARDITYRELDEESGRFANALAALGVEPGDVVVTLLGRVPQLYATVIGTLRHRAVLSPLLSVFGPEPIRQRIDLAAARVLVTTPSLYRRRIAPMRDELSSLRHVILVGEGDVPAGAVAWDAVVGAAEPVHRIPPTRPDDLALLHFTSGTTGLPKGAMHVHEAVVAHGATGSMVLDLRPGDVYWCTADPGWVTGTSYGIVAPLVHGVTSVIDEGDFEAGRWYELLERERVDVWYTAPTAVRMLMKAGPEPRAGRDLSALRLVASVGEPLHPEAVLWGEEVLGLPIRDNWWQTETGGIMVANYRCLPVRPGSMGRPLPGIEAVLLARDEHGEVVLDAAGEPVTVTEPDREGELALRAGWPSMFRGYLGQPERYARCFAGPWYRTGDLARRDADGWFWFAGRADDVIKSAGHLIGPTEVEQALLAHPAVTDAGVIGVPDPVAGEVVKAFVSLAAGFEPSDELRLELIGFARTRLGPAVAPRALAFDQHLPTTRSGKIMRRVLKARELGLSEGDLSTLESGGPDQEVAR; encoded by the coding sequence ATGTCGACGATCCGCCAGATCGAACCAGATGTGCACGGCGGACCGCCGCCGAACCTCGTCGACTACGACGAGGGGCGCGAGCGGTTCAGCTGGGAGCAGGCGCGAGCGACGCTCGACGGCCTGCCGGGCGGCCGGGGCCTGAACATCGCCCACGAGGCCGTCGTCCGCCACGTGGAGCACGGGCGCGGCGACGTCGTCGCGCTCCGCTGGCGGGGGAGGGACGGCACGGCGCGCGACATCACGTACCGCGAGCTCGACGAGGAGAGCGGACGGTTCGCCAACGCCCTCGCCGCACTGGGCGTGGAGCCCGGGGACGTGGTCGTCACCCTCCTCGGGCGGGTGCCCCAGCTCTACGCGACGGTGATCGGCACGCTGCGCCACCGGGCCGTGCTCTCGCCGCTCCTCTCGGTGTTCGGGCCCGAGCCGATCCGCCAGCGCATCGACCTCGCGGCCGCGCGCGTCCTCGTGACGACGCCGAGCCTCTACCGGCGCCGGATCGCGCCGATGCGCGACGAGCTGTCGTCGCTCCGCCACGTGATCCTCGTCGGCGAGGGCGACGTCCCGGCCGGGGCTGTGGCCTGGGACGCGGTGGTCGGGGCCGCCGAGCCGGTCCACCGGATCCCGCCGACCCGACCCGACGACCTCGCCCTCCTCCACTTCACGAGCGGCACGACCGGTCTCCCCAAGGGGGCGATGCACGTCCACGAGGCCGTCGTCGCCCACGGCGCCACCGGGTCGATGGTCCTCGACCTGCGGCCGGGCGACGTCTACTGGTGCACGGCCGACCCCGGCTGGGTGACGGGGACGTCGTACGGGATCGTCGCCCCGCTGGTCCACGGCGTGACGAGCGTGATCGACGAGGGCGACTTCGAGGCCGGCCGGTGGTACGAGCTGCTCGAACGGGAGCGGGTGGACGTCTGGTACACGGCCCCGACCGCCGTGCGGATGCTCATGAAGGCCGGACCGGAGCCGCGTGCCGGCCGCGACCTCTCCGCCCTCCGGCTGGTCGCGAGCGTGGGCGAGCCGCTCCACCCCGAGGCCGTCCTCTGGGGCGAGGAGGTGCTCGGCCTCCCGATCCGGGACAACTGGTGGCAGACCGAGACCGGCGGGATCATGGTCGCCAACTACCGGTGCCTGCCGGTGCGGCCGGGCTCGATGGGCCGGCCCCTCCCCGGCATCGAGGCGGTGCTGCTCGCCCGCGACGAGCACGGCGAGGTCGTGCTCGACGCCGCCGGCGAGCCGGTGACCGTGACCGAGCCGGACCGCGAGGGCGAGCTGGCCCTCCGCGCCGGGTGGCCGTCGATGTTCCGCGGCTACCTCGGCCAGCCCGAGCGCTACGCCCGGTGCTTCGCCGGACCCTGGTACCGCACCGGTGACCTGGCCCGGCGCGACGCCGACGGCTGGTTCTGGTTCGCGGGCCGCGCCGACGACGTCATCAAGTCCGCGGGGCACCTCATCGGCCCGACCGAGGTGGAGCAGGCGCTGCTCGCCCACCCCGCGGTCACCGACGCCGGCGTCATCGGCGTGCCCGACCCGGTGGCCGGCGAGGTGGTGAAGGCGTTCGTCAGCCTCGCCGCGGGGTTCGAGCCGAGCGACGAGCTGCGCCTCGAGCTCATCGGCTTCGCCCGGACGCGGCTGGGTCCGGCCGTCGCACCGCGCGCCCTCGCGTTCGACCAGCACCTGCCGACCACCCGGAGCGGCAAGATCATGCGCCGGGTCCTGAAGGCGCGTGAGCTCGGCCTCTCGGAGGGCGACCTGTCGACGCTGGAGTCCGGCGGCCCGGATCAGGAGGTGGCGCGGTGA
- a CDS encoding acyl carrier protein, which translates to MNTEQALAAVADALHGIAPEADIDEIDSSGALQEELDLDSMDFLNLVVAIDQRTGVEIPERDYPRVASLDGLVAYLVAATG; encoded by the coding sequence GTGAACACCGAACAGGCCCTCGCCGCCGTGGCCGATGCCCTGCACGGCATCGCGCCCGAGGCCGACATCGACGAGATCGACTCGTCGGGCGCCCTCCAGGAGGAGCTCGACCTCGACTCGATGGACTTCCTCAACCTGGTCGTCGCCATCGACCAGCGCACCGGGGTGGAGATCCCCGAGCGCGACTACCCGCGGGTGGCGTCGCTCGACGGCCTCGTCGCCTACCTCGTCGCCGCCACAGGCTGA
- a CDS encoding zinc-dependent alcohol dehydrogenase family protein produces MAAWVVDRPGPVGTTRPLVRRTLAVPEPAPHEVRVAVHACGVCRTDLHLAEGDLAPRRHGVVPGHEVVGVVESRGEHATRFQVGERVGVAWLRSTCGTCRFCRRGDENLCVAPRFTGWDDHGGFAPFAVVDERFAYALPHALDDLHAAPLLCAGIIGYRALVLADLPAGGVLGLYGFGASAHITAQVARHLGARVHVMTRSADSRRLALELGASSAGGAADPPPEPLDSAILFAPVGTLVPPALEALDAGGTLAIAGIHLTDVPVLDYQRHLFRERTVRSVTANTRADGEALLALAAEAEVRVEAVPYGFDRADVALADLAADRVTGAAVLVL; encoded by the coding sequence ATGGCGGCCTGGGTGGTCGACCGCCCGGGCCCTGTCGGGACGACGCGGCCGCTCGTCCGCCGCACGCTCGCGGTCCCCGAGCCGGCCCCCCACGAGGTGCGCGTCGCCGTCCACGCCTGCGGGGTCTGCCGCACCGACCTGCACCTCGCGGAAGGGGACCTCGCCCCGCGACGACACGGCGTCGTCCCGGGCCACGAGGTCGTCGGCGTGGTCGAGAGCCGGGGCGAGCACGCCACCCGGTTCCAGGTCGGCGAGCGCGTCGGCGTCGCGTGGCTCCGCAGCACGTGCGGCACGTGCCGCTTCTGCCGCCGAGGGGACGAGAACCTCTGCGTCGCACCCCGCTTCACGGGGTGGGACGACCACGGCGGCTTCGCGCCGTTCGCCGTCGTCGACGAGCGCTTCGCCTACGCGCTCCCCCACGCCCTCGACGACCTGCACGCTGCGCCGCTCCTCTGCGCCGGCATCATCGGCTACCGGGCGCTGGTGCTGGCCGACCTCCCCGCGGGTGGCGTGCTCGGCCTCTACGGCTTCGGGGCGTCGGCGCACATCACGGCCCAGGTGGCACGGCACCTCGGAGCGAGGGTGCACGTCATGACGCGCTCGGCCGACTCCCGTCGCCTCGCGCTCGAGCTCGGTGCGTCGTCGGCCGGCGGCGCGGCCGACCCTCCCCCCGAGCCGCTGGACTCGGCGATCCTCTTCGCCCCCGTCGGCACGCTGGTGCCGCCGGCGCTGGAGGCGCTCGACGCCGGCGGGACGTTGGCGATCGCCGGGATCCACCTGACCGACGTGCCGGTCCTCGACTACCAGCGCCACCTGTTCCGGGAGCGGACCGTGCGCAGCGTCACCGCCAACACCCGCGCCGACGGAGAGGCGCTGCTCGCGCTCGCGGCCGAGGCGGAGGTCCGGGTCGAGGCCGTGCCCTACGGGTTCGACCGCGCCGACGTCGCGCTGGCCGACCTCGCCGCCGACCGGGTGACCGGGGCGGCGGTGCTGGTGCTCTGA
- a CDS encoding MgtC/SapB family protein: MIATSVSGLDITAADQLTVLGLVAVAAVLGAALGAEREMANKAAGVRTHMLVATGAALVVGVGDLLIHVDDGTGDPSRTLHGVITGLGFLGAGAIVRHRDATVEGLTTAASLWFAGAVGAGAGLGVPILAAGVTVIGLVVLRVVGRVEARWIEADQGRRPTPGQEPADGAVVDEGPDDGGNPSV, translated from the coding sequence GTGATCGCCACCAGCGTCTCGGGACTCGACATCACCGCAGCGGACCAGCTGACCGTGCTCGGGCTCGTCGCGGTGGCCGCGGTGCTCGGCGCGGCTCTGGGCGCGGAGCGGGAGATGGCGAACAAGGCCGCCGGCGTACGCACCCACATGCTGGTCGCCACAGGTGCCGCTCTGGTCGTCGGCGTCGGCGACCTGTTGATCCACGTCGACGACGGCACCGGCGATCCGAGCCGGACCCTCCACGGCGTCATCACCGGGCTGGGCTTCCTCGGCGCCGGGGCGATCGTGCGCCACCGCGACGCCACCGTCGAGGGGCTGACGACCGCGGCGTCCCTGTGGTTCGCCGGCGCGGTGGGCGCCGGCGCCGGACTCGGGGTGCCGATCCTCGCCGCCGGCGTGACGGTGATCGGTCTGGTGGTGCTGCGGGTGGTCGGACGCGTCGAGGCCCGGTGGATCGAGGCCGATCAGGGACGACGACCGACCCCGGGCCAGGAACCGGCGGACGGCGCCGTCGTCGACGAGGGCCCCGACGACGGCGGGAACCCGTCGGTCTAG
- a CDS encoding universal stress protein: MDLILIADDHSEASRRAVQWAAEHLPLEDRRVVLLNVAVPPSAPLASGGLVAPDVMVVSPVDDPEATDEIRDEALKALAETRDAVGLPAHTELKVVWGDPATEIVIAGNELDADLVVIGSRGRGFFGRMLLGSVSGHVVHHAHRAVVVVPPHESDAGDPADAP, from the coding sequence GTGGACCTCATCCTGATCGCCGATGACCACTCCGAGGCGTCACGCCGAGCGGTGCAGTGGGCCGCCGAGCACCTCCCGCTCGAGGACCGGCGGGTCGTGCTCCTGAACGTCGCCGTCCCCCCGAGCGCGCCGCTGGCGAGCGGCGGCCTCGTCGCCCCCGACGTGATGGTCGTCAGCCCGGTCGACGACCCGGAGGCCACCGACGAGATCCGCGACGAGGCGCTGAAGGCCCTGGCCGAGACCCGCGACGCCGTCGGCCTCCCCGCCCACACCGAGCTGAAGGTGGTGTGGGGCGACCCGGCCACCGAGATCGTCATCGCCGGCAACGAGCTCGACGCCGACCTCGTCGTCATCGGCTCCCGAGGTCGAGGCTTCTTCGGCCGGATGCTCCTCGGCTCGGTCTCGGGCCACGTCGTGCACCACGCGCACCGCGCCGTCGTGGTGGTCCCGCCGCACGAGTCCGACGCCGGCGACCCCGCGGACGCTCCCTAG
- a CDS encoding NADPH-dependent FMN reductase produces the protein MHTTTSVPSHHPGHGPRRPGPFVVVSSSVREDRVSPSIAKWVCAALVARDVDVDLMDLSDVELPDDALLQPGGGPRSQVADRIDAAAAFVFVTPEYNHSYPASLKRLIDWHYREWMFKPATIVSYGAHGGHAAVEHLRGVLAELHVVATRRTVSLVAPWANLDASGGYTASDASGRALDGALAELRWWSEVLGEARATRPIPA, from the coding sequence ATGCACACCACGACATCCGTTCCGTCCCACCACCCCGGCCACGGCCCACGCCGCCCGGGGCCGTTCGTCGTCGTGTCCTCCAGCGTTCGCGAGGATCGGGTGAGTCCGAGCATCGCGAAGTGGGTCTGCGCGGCTCTCGTCGCACGCGACGTCGATGTCGACCTCATGGACCTCTCCGACGTCGAGCTGCCCGACGATGCCCTCCTCCAGCCCGGGGGTGGACCCCGTAGCCAGGTCGCGGACCGCATCGACGCCGCAGCGGCGTTCGTGTTCGTCACGCCCGAGTACAACCACTCCTATCCCGCATCGCTGAAGCGCCTGATCGACTGGCACTACCGGGAGTGGATGTTCAAGCCCGCCACGATCGTCTCGTACGGCGCTCACGGGGGCCACGCCGCCGTCGAGCACCTCCGCGGTGTGCTCGCCGAGCTGCACGTCGTCGCGACTCGCCGCACGGTGTCACTCGTCGCACCGTGGGCGAACCTCGATGCCTCAGGCGGCTACACGGCGTCGGACGCATCCGGCCGCGCGCTCGACGGGGCGCTGGCGGAGCTGCGCTGGTGGTCCGAGGTCCTCGGCGAGGCACGTGCCACGCGCCCCATCCCGGCCTGA
- a CDS encoding MerR family transcriptional regulator, producing MALTDATSARPHREGIAPDGATVSEVAAASGVAPSAVRFYEQHGLIHAVRTAGNQRRFDPSAVCRIQVAKLAQRVGLTVREIAELFSDLPGDPGPEEWGRVADRLCVEAQQRVDDLRERLEALASGERLCDLGAALSG from the coding sequence ATGGCACTCACCGACGCAACCTCGGCCCGTCCCCACAGGGAGGGCATCGCCCCGGACGGCGCGACGGTCAGCGAGGTCGCCGCCGCCAGCGGCGTGGCGCCCTCTGCCGTCCGCTTCTACGAGCAGCACGGGCTCATCCACGCCGTGCGCACCGCAGGGAACCAGCGACGGTTCGATCCCTCGGCGGTGTGTCGGATCCAAGTGGCCAAGCTCGCCCAGCGCGTGGGGCTCACGGTCCGCGAGATCGCCGAGCTCTTCTCCGACCTGCCAGGTGATCCCGGTCCAGAGGAGTGGGGCCGCGTCGCCGATCGGCTCTGCGTCGAGGCCCAGCAGCGCGTCGACGACCTGCGCGAGCGGCTCGAGGCCCTCGCCTCCGGAGAGAGGCTCTGCGACCTCGGTGCCGCGCTGAGCGGATGA
- a CDS encoding erythromycin esterase family protein, with product MTEPTTTAGPTITEAFTAWMARQPAGVRPEVIAELSREATILGLGTSTREGREVLDAVVTTTMRVVAEGFATIALVDHPRVVAAYDRYIHGDDVDVEHALSQAWGPWRTREMEEVLERLRSHNLATPDAAVRMIGIGPARALPADNDEIVRLLARVDRNAAARVEELLDVIRVVHDSGEHVLRARGTHPGTPFVELARAARAEAARVPAGPERQKALELLDGVVELHANAIGVGFDAEREERQAAQRLLDHRRRTGERIVLWEGSSHVAAAPGPSIGSHLRDAPGERYTAVHVTFGSGRIPDATIPAPQVGSLESHLVAAGGERTIDLGVARTATAAAFDRTWSTRIVSGMYDPARDSAHYLEVPSLPDSFDALIHVPTISPVHPLPPARRDPA from the coding sequence ATGACGGAACCGACCACGACAGCAGGACCGACGATCACCGAAGCGTTCACCGCGTGGATGGCGCGCCAGCCAGCCGGTGTCCGCCCCGAGGTGATCGCAGAACTGAGCCGAGAGGCGACGATCCTCGGTCTGGGAACGAGCACACGGGAGGGACGAGAGGTGCTCGACGCCGTCGTCACGACCACGATGCGCGTCGTCGCCGAGGGCTTCGCCACCATCGCCCTGGTGGACCACCCTCGTGTCGTCGCGGCCTACGACCGCTACATCCACGGAGACGACGTCGACGTCGAGCACGCCCTCTCCCAGGCATGGGGGCCGTGGCGCACGAGGGAGATGGAGGAGGTGCTCGAGCGGCTGCGGTCCCACAACCTCGCGACACCCGACGCCGCAGTCCGGATGATCGGGATCGGGCCCGCCCGTGCGCTCCCTGCGGACAACGACGAGATCGTCCGCCTGCTCGCACGGGTCGACCGGAACGCCGCAGCCCGGGTCGAGGAGCTGCTGGACGTCATCCGGGTCGTGCACGACAGCGGGGAGCACGTCCTCCGGGCGCGCGGCACCCACCCCGGCACGCCGTTCGTCGAACTGGCACGCGCGGCGCGCGCCGAGGCGGCGCGCGTGCCGGCCGGCCCGGAGCGGCAGAAGGCCCTCGAGCTGCTCGACGGCGTGGTCGAGTTGCACGCCAACGCCATCGGCGTGGGATTCGACGCGGAACGGGAGGAGCGGCAGGCAGCCCAACGCCTTCTCGACCACCGGCGCAGGACCGGGGAGCGCATCGTGCTGTGGGAGGGGAGCAGCCACGTGGCCGCCGCCCCCGGCCCGAGCATCGGGTCGCACCTCCGCGACGCACCGGGCGAGCGGTACACGGCGGTCCACGTGACGTTCGGAAGCGGCCGGATCCCGGACGCCACCATCCCCGCGCCGCAGGTCGGTTCCCTGGAGTCGCACCTGGTCGCGGCCGGCGGCGAGCGCACGATCGATCTCGGCGTGGCGCGGACCGCCACGGCCGCCGCGTTCGACCGCACCTGGTCCACCCGGATCGTCTCGGGCATGTACGACCCGGCCCGGGACAGCGCCCACTACCTCGAGGTCCCGTCCCTGCCCGACAGCTTCGATGCGCTGATCCACGTTCCGACGATCAGCCCGGTGCACCCGCTGCCGCCCGCTCGCCGCGATCCCGCCTGA
- a CDS encoding serine/threonine-protein kinase, with protein MYEVIRPIATGHQGTVHLARRDDGELVALKRLALVGDPAQREVARRRLRREAELLRRAEVDGVVPLLDVVEEDGDLVLVMPHLAGGSLHDLVHAHGPVPPERFAALATPLLRTLAAVHRKGVLHRDVKPSNVLFHASGGRPWLADFGIATARDVTEGLSAAGHLLGTPSFIAPERARGEAATPASDVYSLGATLRFALTGMPPHGVGDVVSIVARAAAGRIEPLPPGTHPHLVQLLDRMCALDPADRPTAAALVAGPDGTAVGLAGVGSPTTTDDGPGGRRRPLRRALAAAGAAALLLLGVAVGVLAADRIDSDGRADAAAGTLGDLVDPTTTTAPEPTTTTTACVDLPYQGCDDAAPAPGTDGEACLDGRFDHDEDPANGCEAEGDDIDDAEVRSGSIQGTIIPVGDGDKLLLPVSDRWQFLCDGRLTLTLTAPEGLDLEMRVFDRGDEIALLEVAGGDDDRVRLSEPSCANNDTTTLEVVIRGTDGRSSDPWTLERSGSW; from the coding sequence ATGTACGAGGTGATCCGACCGATCGCAACCGGCCACCAGGGGACCGTGCACCTGGCGCGCCGCGACGACGGCGAGCTGGTCGCCCTGAAGCGCCTCGCCCTCGTCGGCGACCCCGCGCAGCGGGAGGTCGCCCGCCGGCGGCTGCGGCGCGAGGCGGAGCTGCTCCGCCGAGCCGAGGTGGACGGCGTCGTCCCGCTGCTCGACGTGGTCGAGGAGGACGGCGACCTCGTGCTCGTCATGCCGCACCTCGCGGGTGGATCCCTCCACGACCTGGTGCACGCCCACGGCCCGGTGCCGCCCGAGCGGTTCGCGGCCCTCGCCACGCCGCTGCTGCGCACGCTCGCCGCGGTGCACCGCAAGGGCGTGCTCCACCGCGACGTCAAGCCGAGCAACGTCTTGTTCCACGCCTCCGGCGGACGCCCGTGGCTGGCTGACTTCGGCATCGCCACGGCGCGCGACGTCACCGAGGGGCTGAGCGCCGCCGGCCACCTCCTCGGTACGCCCTCGTTCATCGCCCCCGAGCGGGCGCGGGGCGAGGCCGCCACCCCGGCGAGCGACGTGTACTCGCTCGGGGCGACGCTGCGCTTCGCGCTCACCGGCATGCCCCCGCACGGCGTGGGCGACGTCGTGAGCATCGTCGCCCGAGCCGCCGCCGGGCGCATCGAGCCGCTCCCACCCGGCACCCACCCCCACCTGGTGCAGCTCCTCGACCGCATGTGCGCGCTCGATCCGGCGGACCGCCCGACCGCGGCGGCGCTCGTCGCCGGGCCGGACGGCACGGCGGTCGGCCTCGCCGGCGTCGGATCGCCGACCACCACCGACGACGGCCCCGGCGGTCGGCGCCGCCCGCTCCGACGGGCGCTGGCCGCGGCCGGCGCGGCGGCCCTGCTGCTCCTCGGCGTGGCCGTAGGAGTCCTCGCCGCCGACCGGATCGACAGCGACGGACGCGCCGACGCCGCCGCCGGGACCCTCGGCGACCTCGTCGACCCGACCACCACCACGGCACCGGAGCCGACGACGACCACCACGGCGTGCGTCGACCTGCCCTACCAGGGGTGCGACGACGCGGCGCCCGCGCCGGGGACCGACGGCGAGGCGTGCCTCGATGGGCGGTTCGACCACGACGAGGACCCGGCCAACGGCTGCGAGGCCGAGGGCGACGACATCGACGACGCCGAGGTGCGCTCGGGCTCGATCCAGGGCACGATCATCCCCGTGGGTGACGGCGACAAGCTCCTCCTCCCGGTCTCCGATCGCTGGCAGTTCCTCTGCGACGGGCGCCTCACGCTCACCCTCACCGCGCCCGAGGGCCTCGACCTCGAGATGCGGGTGTTCGACCGGGGCGACGAGATCGCCCTGCTCGAGGTGGCGGGCGGCGACGACGACCGCGTGCGGCTCTCCGAGCCCTCGTGCGCGAACAACGACACGACCACGCTCGAGGTCGTGATCCGTGGCACCGACGGGCGATCGAGCGACCCCTGGACCCTCGAACGATCGGGCTCGTGGTGA
- a CDS encoding RDD family protein: MVIPSDPFAPLRDPAPLGRRVAARAVDIAAVAVWVWAASIAHILYFIPRFSQDLDPAPWGRAFLFLVTFVVFYVAYEVLFTSRTGSTPGKDLMRLQVLDAHSGGLPSPGQAVRRALPLALVWLVPGAWPAVPLTAALAAPGARGTGRGVHDVLSGTRVVLVPEEEPEPGTTIEDARAQRRRDFTPRFVNPLQLVPSQMLHHPWLQRRRDGDEPGGGR, encoded by the coding sequence GTGGTGATCCCTTCCGACCCCTTCGCACCCCTCCGCGACCCCGCCCCGCTCGGGCGGCGCGTCGCCGCACGGGCCGTCGACATCGCCGCGGTGGCCGTGTGGGTGTGGGCGGCGTCGATCGCCCACATCCTGTACTTCATCCCTCGCTTCTCCCAGGACCTCGACCCCGCGCCGTGGGGTCGGGCGTTCCTGTTCCTCGTCACCTTCGTGGTGTTCTACGTGGCCTACGAGGTGCTGTTCACCAGCCGGACCGGCTCCACGCCCGGCAAGGACCTCATGCGCCTGCAGGTCCTCGACGCCCACTCGGGTGGGCTCCCCTCGCCGGGGCAGGCCGTCCGGCGGGCGCTGCCCCTCGCGCTCGTGTGGCTCGTCCCGGGGGCCTGGCCCGCCGTCCCCCTCACCGCGGCGCTCGCCGCGCCGGGGGCGCGTGGCACCGGACGTGGCGTGCACGACGTGCTCAGCGGCACGCGCGTCGTCCTCGTCCCCGAGGAGGAGCCCGAGCCGGGCACGACGATCGAGGACGCCCGGGCCCAGCGTCGTCGCGACTTCACCCCGCGCTTCGTCAACCCGCTCCAGCTCGTGCCGTCGCAGATGCTGCACCACCCCTGGCTCCAGCGCCGCCGCGACGGCGACGAGCCCGGCGGCGGGCGCTAA